The Sediminicola sp. YIK13 genomic sequence GTTATTGTTTTTAGCAATATGATAATTATGAAATCGCAGAAATTGAAAAGGTAGATCATCATTCAAAAGGTGTTTTTTATGATGTGGAATTCAAACGTAACGGTGAAAAAAAAGATATCGAGTTTACTGCTGATGGTAGGCGATTGAACTAAAAGATATCTTTTTGAGTTTCTCTTAAAGCCCTGATCAAAAATTGATTGGGAAGTGAAATAAAAAATCGTATATTTGCACCGCTGAAAGAATATAAAGTATTCATGAGGGGACTATTAGTCCCCTCTTTTATTACTTAAATTTATGTTGAAGGACAAAGTAACAGAACTTTTAAATCAGGCCCTTGAGGAGAATCAATCACTGTTTTTGATTGATTTTAAAATGTCATCCGATAATAAAATCAAGGTGACGTTAGATGGTGACAATGGGGTAACGTTGAAAGACTGCATGGCGGTAAGTAGGACCATTGAGCACAATTTGGACAGGGAAGAGCATGATTTTGCCTTAGAAGTTGAATCTGCGGGAGCTACCACGCCTTTGGTTATGCCAAGACAGTACAAAAAGAATATAGGTAGAATATTAGAAGTAAGGAGTCAAGATAGTAATTTTGAAGGCAAACTTACGGCTGCAACGGAAGATAGCATCACTTTAGAGTGGAAGGCACGTGAACCCAAACCTGTGGGCAAGGGTAAAGTAACAGTTCAGAAAAAGCAAGAAATTGCGATTTCTGATATTCAAGAAGCAAAAGTTGTATTAAAATTTTAATTAGTAGTTCAGAATGGAAAATATTGCGCTGATAGAATCTTTCTCCGAGTTTAAGGATGATAAATTCATTGACAGGGTTACGCTGATGGCGATTTTGGAAGATGTGTTTAGAAACGCTCTTAAGAAAAAGTTTGGCTCAGATGACAACTTTGATATCATTATAAACCCTGATAAAGGAGATTTAGAGATATGGAGAAACAGAGTTGTTGTAGAGGATGGTGAGGTTGAGGATCCCAATGAGGAGATCTCACTTACTGCAGCGCGCAAGATTGAGCCCGATTTTGAAGTGGGTGAAGATGTTTCTGAAGAGGTGAAATTGATAGATTTGGGAAGAAGGGCAATTTTGGCATTGCGTCAAAACCTTATTTCTAAGATCCATGAACACGACAATACAACCATTTATAAGCAGTTCAAGGATCTGGAAGGTGAAATTTACACTGCAGAGGTTCACCATATTAGGCATAAGGCCATTATTTTATTGGATGACGAAGGCAATGAAATCATCATGCCAAAGGATAAGCAGATTCCTGCAGACTTCTTTAGAAAGGGTGATAACGTTCGTGGAATAATTGAAAGTGTGGAATTGAAGGGCAACAAGCCTGTCATAATTATGTCCAGAACTTCTCCCTTGTTTTTAGAGCAATTGTTCTTCCAAGAGATCCCAGAAGTTTTTGATGGTTTGATCACTATTAAAAAAGCGGTGCGTATTCCTGGAGAGAAAGCAAAAGTAGCGGTGGATTCCTATGATGATAGGATAGATCCAGTTGGTGCCTGCGTGGGAATGAAAGGTTCCCGTATACATGGTATCGTCAGGGAATTGGGGAATGAAAATATTGATGTTATCAATTGGACCAGTAATGCACAATTATTGGTGACAAGGGCATTGAGTCCTGCTCGTGTTTCCTCGGTAAAATTAGATGATGAAAAAATGACAGCCCAAGTATACCTAAGGCCAGAGGAGGTTTCCAAGGCTATTGGTAGGGGAGGTCACAATATAAGACTGGCCGGACAATTGACCGGTTATGAAATTGATGTATTCCGCGAAGGAGTGGAAGAAGATGTTGAATTGACTGAATTTTCTGATGAAATTGAAGGCTGGGTTATTGACGAGCTTAAGAAAATTGGGTTGGATACAGCAAGGAGCGTCCTCGAGCAGGATGTGAATGATTTGGTTAAACGTACAGATTTAGAAGAGGAGACAATTTTAGAAGTTGTGCGTGTGCTAAAAGAAGAATTAGAAGATTAAGCTATATATTAGCGGGAAAATATAAGAATACGAATATCTATTTATGGCAGATAATGCAACTATAAGGCTTAATAAAGTTCTACGGGAACTTAATATTTCACTGGACAGGGCGGTAGATTTCCTTGGGACCAAAGGTCACGATGTGGAAGCTAGGCCTACAACAAAAATTTCCAATGAGGTGTATCAAGTTCTTTTGGACGAGTTCCAAACGGATATGAGCAAGAAAGTTGCATCCAAGGAAGTTGGTGAGGAGAAGAGGAAAGAGAAGGAGGCACTGCGCCAACAATTGGAGCAAGAGCAAGAGGAGAAGAGACTCGCGAGGGAGAAAAAAGCCGCTTCAGAACAGGTAGTAAAGGCGAAAGCAGAGCTGTCTGGGCCAAAAACAGTAGGTAAGATAGATCTTTCCCCAAAAAAGAAGGCACAAGAGCCAGCTGCAGTTGAGGAGGCTCCTGTAAAAGCTGCTGAGCCGGTAAAAGAGGAGAAGAAGAAAGAAGAAGTTGTTGCGGAGAAGCCCGAGGTGAAAGCAGAGGTGCCCGCAGAGAAGGCAAAGGTTGAAAAACCTGTTGCGACCGAAAAGCCTGCTGAAAAGAAGGTGGCTGAAAAAGCAGAAAAAGTAGAGGAGAAAAAAGCTCCTGCTGAAGAAGCTGAAAAGACGGCTGAGAATGAAACGCTCACAACACAATACCAGAAACTTAGTGGTCCAAAAATCACTGGGGACAAGATAGATTTATCAAAATTTGCGAAACCAAAGAAGAAGAAAGAAGTTTCCAAGGCTGGTGACAGTGCTGATAAAAAGAAAAGAAGAAAACGTATTGTTAGTACCCCGGGTCAAAAAACAGGTCCGAGACAATCTGGCACAGGTCCAAGGGGTAAAAATGCACCAGGAGGTCCAAGAAAAGCACCTGGACAGCGTTTTAGCCAAGGCCCTAAAGTAGAGCCAACCGAGGAAGATGTTCAAAAACAAGTACGTGAGACCCTAGAGAAATTGCAAGGGAAATCCAAAAAAGGTAAAGGAGCAAAATACAGAAGGGACAAAAGGGATCAGCACCGTCAACAAACGGAGAAGGATCTTGAGCAGCAAGAATTGCAGAGCAAAATCCTTAAAGTTACCGAATTTGTTACGGCAAGCGAGGTAGCGGTGATGATGGATGTTCCTACCACAAAAATTATATCTGCGTGTATGTCCTTGGGGATCATGGTAACCATGAACCAAAGACTGGATGCGGAAACACTATCTATCGTAGCCGATGAGTTTGGGTATGAGGTAGAATTTGTTTCGGCAGATATCGAGGAAACTATCGAGGTGGCAGAGGATGCTCCGGAAGATTTGAAGCCTAGAGCTCCAATCGTGACCGTAATGGGTCACGTGGATCACGGGAAGACCTCTTTATTGGATTATATTAGAAAAGAAAATGTTATTGCCGGTGAAAGTGGGGGTATTACCCAGCACATCGGAGCATATGGTGTGACTCTTGAAGGAGGTCAAAAAATTGCATTTTTAGATACACCTGGTCACGAAGCGTTTACCGCAATGAGGGCTCGTGGAGCGCAGGTCACCGATATAGCCATTATTGTAGTGGCTGCGGATGACGCGATCATGCCACAGACAAAAGAGGCCATTAGCCACGCACAAGCGGCTGGTGTACCTATTGTCTTTGCGATCAACAAAATTGACAAACCAACATCAAACCCTGATAAGATCAAGGAAGGTTTGGCACAAATGAACCTATTGGTAGAGGATTGGGGAGGTAAAATCCAGTCCCATGATATCTCCGCCAAAATTGGTACAGGTGTTAAGGAGCTTCTGGAAAAGGTGTTGCTGGAGGCTGAAATATTGGAATTGAAAGCTAACCCAGACCGCTTGGCAACGGGAACCGTTGTTGAGGCGTTTTTGGATAAAGGAAGAGGATATGTTTCCACTGTTCTGGTGCAATCTGGAACGCTTAAGATAGGAGATTATGTTCTGGCCGGAACTTGCAGTGGTAAAATTAAGGCCATGCAGGATGAACGGGGCAATATGGTGAAAGAAGTAGGACCCTCTACGCCCATTTCCATTTTAGGACTGGACGGCGCGCCGCAGGCAGGTGATAAATTCAATGTCCTGGAAGATGAGAGGGAAGCCAAGCAGATAGCTGCCAAAAGAGCCCAGTTGATGAGAGAGCAGTCCGTAAGGACACAGCGTCACATTACCTTGGATGAGATTGGAAGACGAATTGCATTAGGTGAGTTTAAAGAGTTGAATATTATCCTGAAAGGGGATGTGGATGGTTCTGTGGAAGCATTGACAGATTCCTTCCAGAAATTAACGACCGATGAGATTCAGGTGAACATTATTCACAAAGCGGTAGGTCCAATAACAGAATCAGATGTATTGTTGGCTTCGGCTTCAGACGCGGTAATCATTGGATTTAACGTAAGGCCAATGGGTAATGCCAGGGCCATGGCTGAAAAAGAAGAAATAGATATTAGAATGTATTCCATTATCTATGATGCCATCAATGATCTAAAAGATGCCATGGAAGGTATGCTTTCTCCAGAGATGAAGGAAGAGATTTCCGGAACGGCAGAAATTAGGGAGACCTTTAAAATATCTAAAATTGGAACTATTGCAGGTTGTATGGTTACCAGTGGGAAGATCTTTAGAAACTCCAATATTCGTTTGATCCGTGATGGTGTAGTGATTTACACTGGTGAATTGTCCTCATTGAAACGTTTCAAGGACGATGTTAAGGAAGTAGCCAAAGGATACGACTGTGGTCTTCAGATTAAGAACTACAATGATATCAGGGAATTGGATATCGTAGAAGCTTTCCAAGAAGTAGCGGTTAAGAAGAAGCTTAAGTAAGCTGAATACTTAGAATAGTACATAAAAAAAAACCTGTCGGAAGACAGGTTTTTTTGTTTTAAAAAGGTAAAAATATTAAGACTGTTTTTTCTCGGGCTGTATAAGCATGGCGCTTGGATATTTCTTGCGAACATCCATAAGATTGCGCTCTGCATCGAGCTTTGTTTTAAACTGTCCTATCCTTACTCTGTAACTTGGAGAGATAAAATCTATCTTGGAATACCAATCTGGATAATCCCCTTCTGCCTGCATTTTAATGTCCTTTGCATCATTGAGAGATCCAAAATATATCTGTATTCTGTATACGGCCGCTATGTCGGGGCTCGACTTATAAATCTGGACCAGGGCGTCAATTTTTGGATCTTGCTCTATTGAAATTGTTCCTTGTTGCGCAAAACTTGCTGTAGAAAAAAATAGCAATATTAGGGAGTTGAAAACTGTTCTCATAGTGTATCTAGCTTAGTATTAAAGACTTTTGCAAAAGTAATTTTTTATCCTTGAAGCAAGTATAATTTTTTTCTATTTAGAATGGCTATAAATTATAAATTATCAATCCATTAACATTTCCAAAATAAAGTCTATGTCGTATTTTTGTCAGCAATTTAAACGGCGATAAATATAGCTTGCACAATAACAAGTAAATATCGTGCCAAGATTTCGATAGAAATATTTTTAATATGAAAAAGGTTCCATACCGTAATCAAATTTCTAAGTTTTTAGGTATCAGTTTGGTAGTGTTTCTACTGTCTTCAACATCTCTTTTTTCTCAAGAGGAGGCTGTTGCAGCGGATACGGAGGTTGCTGCAGAGGCTACTGCGTCTGCGGGTGACCCAGCAAAAGGAAAGCAATTGTTTAATCAAAACTGTGCTGCTTGTCACGCTTTGGACAGAAAAATGACCGGTCCTGCTTTGGCTGGTGTTACTGAAAGGCATGATAGAGAGTGGTTGTACACTTGGATCAAGAACAGTGCAGGAATGATCAAATCAGGTGATCCTGCTGCCGTGAAAATCTACAATGAGTACAATCAGGCGGCGATGACTGCCTTCCCAACATTGAGCAATGCTGATATTGATGATATCCTTGCTTATACCGATGCTCCTCCAGTCGCGGCTGTGGTTCCTCCCGTACCAGGGGCGATTCCTGGGCAGGCGCCTGCTGCATCCGGAATTTCAAATGAGCTTATTTTGGGTGCCTTGGTATTGGTATTCGGCTTATTGGTGGTAATGCTGGTATTGGTCAATCAGACCTTGAGACGTATTGCTGAGGCCAATGGTGTTGTGGTAGAAAAAGATAAGGCGGAGAAAAGAACGCCAATCTGGAAAGCTTTTGCCCAAAACCAATTTTTAGTTTTGGTTACCGTTATCTTCCTTCTTTTGGGGAGTGCCTATTACGTATATGGCTACTTTATGCAAGTTGGTATTGATCAAGGGTACGCCCCGGTGCAACCAATTCACTATTCGCACAAGATCCATGCGGGTGACAATGAAATAGAGTGTAAATACTGTCACTCTTCTGCAAGAGTTTCCAAGCATTCTGGAATTCCTGCTTTGAATGTTTGTATGAACTGTCATAAATCCATTTACGAATACAAAGGAAACCCAGAAGGTCCAAGTCAAGAGGATTTGGCAAACGGGTACACCAATGATTTTTATACAGGAGAAATTAAAAAACTTTACAAAGCCGTTGGTTGGGATGAGGAGAACCAGAAGTATACTGGTGATTCACAACCTGTAGAATGGGTGAGAATCCACAACCTTCCTGACTTTGCTTACTTTAACCACTCGCAACACGTTTCCGTGGCCGGGGTTGAATGTCAGACCTGTCACGGTCCTGTTGAAGAAATGGAAATAATGTACCAATATTCACCATTGACAATGGGGTGGTGTATCAACTGCCATAGGGAGACCAATGTAAAGGTTGAAGGTAACGAGTACTACGATAAGATACATGAGGAACTTTCCAAAAAGTACGGTGTAGAAACACTGACTGCCGCTCAGATGGGTGGATTGGAATGTGGTAAATGTCACTATTAATATTTAGGTTAACAAGAAGATAATTTTCAGATATATCATATGTCATCAAACAAAAAATATTGGAAGAGCGAGGCGGAGTTAAATCCTAACGATTCCATTGTTGAGACGCTAAGACAGAATGAATTTGTCCAAGATATCCCAGTAGATGAGTTTTTGGGGAATAAGGACAATTTGGCATCCACTTCAACAAACAGAAGGGACTTTCTTAAGTACGTTGGGTTTAGCACAGCTGCAGCTTCTTTGGCTGCTTGTGAAGGACCTGTAATTAAGTCTATTCCTTATGTGGTTCAACCAGAGCGCATAATTCCTGGTGTGGCAAACTATTACGCTACAACCATAGCCAACGGTTTTGATTTTGCAAGTATCTTGATCAAAACACGTGAGGGCAGACCTATCAAGGTTGAGAATAATACCGATGCCAAAGTGAACGGAGGTGCAAATGCACGAGTTCAGGCTTCTGTATTGTCCTTATATGATAGTACAAGATTGCAAGGGCCAATGTTCAATGGGGAGCCTGTTGAATGGACTACTCTTGACAATGCGGTTAAGGCTAAATTGGGTTCTTTGAAGAATTCTGGAAAGCAGATCGCGATCTTGACACAAACTTATGCTAGTCCGTCTACCTCAAGATTGGTTGGTGACTTTAAAGAGGCTTTTGGCAATGTGAACCATGTGGTTTATGATGCTGTTTCTGAAGATGCTGCTTTAAGTGCCTTTGCTGCCAAATATGGCGAAAGGGCTTTAGCTGATTATGATTTTGAAAAAGCTGGACTTATTGTATCCTTTGGTGCTGATTTCTTAGGAGATTGGCAAGGTGGAGGATATGATAGCGGATATTCCAAGGGTCGTATACCGAAGAATGGAAAAATGTCCAGACACATACAATTTGAATCCAATATGTCTTTGGCTGGTGCCAATGCTGATAAGCGTACCGCTTTAACGCCATCACAACAAAAAGTGGCTTTGGCCAAGTTGTACGGTCAGTTGAACGGAACGTCTGTTGGTGGGGAACTGCCGGAAAAAATAGCCAAAGCTGTTGAAGCTACCGCAAAAGAGATCCAAAAAGCTGGATCTGATGCTGTAGTGGTAACAGGATTGGACGATGTCAATGCACAGGCTGTGGTATTGGCAATTAACGAGATGTTACAGAGCAAGGCTTTTGATGCCAAGGCTCCTAAATATGTAAGGCAGGGTAATGTAGCGGCGGTTAATCAGTTGATTGCCGATATGAATGCGGGAACTGTTGGTGCTTTGATCATTGATGGTGTAAACCCAATGTATTCATTGCCAAACAGTGCTGATTTTGCAGAAGGACTTAAAAAAGTTGACTTATCTGTAGCCTTTGCCTTGAATAACACTGAAACCGCTGCTGTAGTACAGTATGTTGGTGCTTCATCCCACTTTTTGGAATCATGGGGCGATACAGAAATGAAAAAAGGTCATTATAGCTTAATGCAACCTACGATAAAGGAGTTGTTTGATACGCGTCAGCTTCAGACTGCCCTTTTGAAATGGATGGATAGCGATAAGACGTATTATGAATATATCAAGGAAACTTGGGGTGCTGGAATCTTAGGTTCCGGAGAATGGAACCAAGCATTGCACGATGGTGTTTTTGCTGCATCGGCCGCTCCGGCAGTTGATGTTGAAACTGTAGCTCCTATGGCTGATGCCATGGAAAGTACAGCGGTGCCTTTAGCTTCAGCTATTAGCAGTCTGGCTTCTTCGACATCCTCAGGGATGGAGTTGTCCTTGTATTCCAAAATTGGAATGGGAGATGGGCAACAAGCCAACAACCCATGGTTACAAGAGTTTCCAGATCCTATTACAAGGGTTTCTTGGGACAACTATGTGACTGTTTCCAAGGCTGATGCTGAAAAGTTGGGCTTGATCAATGAAAATGTAGCCAACGGAGGTTTAAATGGTAGTTATGCCAAATTGACCGTAAATGGTGTAAGTGTAGATAATGTTCCTGTAATCATTCAGCCGGGACAGGCAAACGGTTCTGTGGGTCTTTCTTTTGGATATGGAAGGAAAGCAGGCATGAAAGATGAGATGCAGACGGGTGTTAACGCCTATGTATTGTATCAAGGTTTTGCTGGTGAGCAAGCAGTAAGCATTGAGAAATCTACCGGAATGCATGAGTTTGCATGTGTTCAATTGCAGAAAACATTAATGGGTAGAGGGGATATCATCAAAGAAACTACTTTGGAGGTGTTCAATACTAAAGATGCCCATGAATGGAATGAAGTGCCAAAGGTTTCTTTGGATCACCAAGAGGTAGATGCTACTTCTGTTGATTTATGGGACAGTTTTGATAGGTCCATAGGACATCACTTCAATCTATCTATAGATTTAAATGCCTGTACAGGATGTGGGGCATGTGTCATAGCCTGTCATGCAGAAAATAATGTTCCTGTTGTTGGTAAGGAAGAAGTGAGGAAATCTAGGGATATGCACTGGTTGCGTATCGATAGGTACTACTCTTCCGAAGATACCTTCGCACAGGATGATCAGAAAAAAGATGATTTTGCCGGATTATCGGGTGATCAAGGTTCATTAGGGGGATTTGGAGAGTTGGAAGATCCAGCGTCCAATCCACAGGTAGCCTTCCAGCCGGTAATGTGTCAGCACTGTAACCATGCTCCTTGTGAGACTGTTTGTCCTGTTGCTGCAACATCACATAGCCGTCAAGGTCAGAACCATATGGCATACAACAGATGTGTGGGTACAAGGTATTGTGCCAACAACTGTCCTTATAAGGTGCGTCGTTTCAACTGGTTCTTATACAACAACAACGATGAATTCGATTACCATATGAACAATGATTTGGGTAAAATGGTAATCAACCCTGATGTCAATGTACGTTCCCGTGGGGTAATGGAAAAATGTTCTATGTGTATTCAAAAGACACAAAAGAGTATTTTGGATGCCAAACGAGATGGTCGTACGGTTAAGGATGATGAATTCCAGACCGCTTGTTCCGCTGCATGTAGCAATGGAGCTATGAAGTTCGGGGACATCAATGATTCAGAAAGTGAGATTGCTGAGTTGAAAAAGAGTGACCGTATGTATCACTTATTGGAGCATGTAGGTACAAAACCTAATGTGTTCTATCATGTAAAAGTGAGAAATACAAACGAAGCATAATAAAAAAGTAAAGTAACTATATTATAAATTATGGCGTCGCATTACGAAGCACCTATTCGAAAACCCCTAGTAATTGGAGACAAAGGTTACCACGATGTAACCGTTGATATTGCAGCTCCGGTAGAAGGGAAAGCCAATAAACACTGGTGGATTGTTTTTACCATAGCTCTATTGGCATTCCTTTGGGGAATCGGTTGTATTATTTATACTATTTCTACAGGTATTGGTACTTGGGGATTGAACAAAACTGTGGGCTGGGCCTGGGATATTACCAACTTTGTTTGGTGGGTAGGTATCGGTCACGCAGGAACGTTGATTTCCGCTGTACTTTTATTGTTCAGACAAAAATGGAGAATGGCCATTAACCGTTCTGCGGAAGCCATGACTATCTTTTCTGTGATCCAGGCAGGATTGTTCCCAATTATCCACATGGGTAGACCATGGTTGGCCTATTGGGTATTGCCAATCCCAAACCAGTTTGGATCGCTATGGGTAAACTTTAACTCCCCGTTGCTTTGGGACGTGTTCGCAATCTCAACCTATCTATCGGTATCGTTGGTGTTCTGGTGGACGGGATTATTGCCAGATTTTGCGATGATACGTGACAGGGCAGTAAAGCCTTTCCAGAAGAAGATATACAGTTTGTTGAGTTTTGGTTGGACAGGTCGTGCAAAAGACTGGCAACGTTTTGAAGAAGTTTCCTTGGTCTTGGCCGGTTTGGCTACCCCACTGGTACTTTCTGTACATACCATTGTATCTTTTGACTTTGCTACCTCGGTAATTCCAGGATGGCATACCACCATATTTCCACCGTACTTTGTTGCCGGTGCAGTTTTCTCCGGTTTCGCCATGGTGAACACCTTGTTGATCATTATGAGAAAGGTGAGTAACTTGGAAGCATATATTACGATACAGCATATAGAATTGATGAACATTGTAATTATGATTACAGGTTCTATCGTAGGATGTGCATATATTACAGAGTTGTTCATGGCATGGTATTCCGGTGTGGAATATGAGCAGTATGCATTCTTGAACAGGGCAACTGGACCATACGCTTGGGCGTACTGGGCAATGATGACCTGTAACGTGTTCTCTCCGCAGTTTATGTGGTCTAAAAAGTTAAGAACAAGTATCATGTTCTCTTTCTTTATCTCTATTGTGGTGAACATAGGAATGTGGTTTGAGCGTTTTGTAATTATCGTTACCTCTTTGCACAGGGATTACCTTCCATCTTCATGGACCATGTTCTCCCCAACTTTTGTGGATATAGGGATATTTATAGGAACAATTGGTTTCTTCTTTGTACTTTTCTTATTGTACGCCAGAACCTTCCCTGTAATTGCTCAGGCAGAAGTTAAGTCGATCTTAAAATCTTCCGGTGAGAAATACAAGACCTTAAGAGATGCTGGTAAGCCATTATATGAAATCAATAGAATAGCTGACATAAAGGAAAAGATTGTAGAGAAAAAGTCGCTTCCTGAGCCAGATTCCAAAGAGAAGGTATCTGCCTTATTAACATCAATTGGTGTATTTGACAGTGCTGTTGATACTCCGGATGATCTGAAGCAGGTGAAAGGTATTGGTCCTCAAATGGAGGCTACCTTAAATCAAATAGGAGTATATACTTTTTCTCAGGTAAGTAGAATGACCCCAAAAGAATATGACTTGTTGGACTCAATAACTGGATCGTTTCCAGGTAGGGCACAAAGGGATGATTGGGCAGGACAGGCTAAGATTTTAAATAACAAGAAGTAATTATGTCATCTAAAGTTATACATGCATTTTATAATGACGACGACGTGTTGATGCACGCGGTCAAAAAAGTAAAGGCTGCCAAATTTCATATAGAAGAGGTCTATTGTCCTTTTCCTGTGCACGGTTTGGACAAAGCCATGGGGCTAGCCCCAACAAGACTAGCTATTATGTCCTTTATGTATGGATGTATTGGTTTGGCAGTAGCCATTACAATGATGAACTATATGATGATTCAAGATTGGCCTCAGGATATTGGTGGTAAACCAAGTTTTAGTTATTTGGAAAACATGCCGGCCTTTGTTCCAATTATGTTTGAGCTTACCGTATTTTTTGCAGCTCACTTAATGGTGATCACTTTTTATATGAGAAGTAAATTGTGGCCTTTCAAAGAAGCTGAAAATCCAGATGTAAGAACAACAGATGATCATTTCTTGATGGAAATAGAGATTCATGATAATGAAGCTGAATTAAAAGAATTGTTGCTGAGTACAGGGGCAGTGGAAATTAATATTACAGAAAAGTAGTCATAATATTATGAGCAGTTTTAGCAAAATAGTAATTGTTTTAGGATTGGTTTTATCAGTAGCATCTTGTTCTGATAAAAATAGCCGAAACTACCAGTACATGCCCAACATGTATGTTCCTGTTGGTTATGAGACCTATGAAAAGGTAGATTTTCTTCCACGTCAAATGGAGGCTCAGTTACCTGCGGACAATACCATCCCTAGAGGCTGGATGCCCTATGAGTTTGAGAATGGTCCCGAAGGTAAGGATTTGGCCAAGTTACAGGCTAGCCCATTGGATTCTCTTCAGACAGAGGACAATATGAAGGTTGGAATGGAATTGTACAATATTTACTGTGCTATTTGCCACGGTGAGAAAGGGAACGGTGTAGGTACTTTGGTAGAGCGTGAAAAGATATTGGGTGTCCCAAGTTATGACGATGCGGCACGTAACATTAGCGTTGGAGGTACTTATCATACCATTTATTATGGGTTAAACTCCATGGGGTCTTACGCAGGCCAACTTAATCATAAGGAGCGTTGGCAAGTAGCCGAGTACGTTATGAAACTGAAACAAGACTTAACAAAATAATACATAGATTTAGAGTATGTACACTTTTTCAAATAGACTAAAAATTGCTTCAATTATTTTAATGGTTGTTGGCGCACTGGGTGTTGGAGTTGGATTCGTTTCAATGCCGTCCAATGTTGAAGAAGCAAAAGCTATGGTTGCCAGCCATGACGATGGGCACGGAAGTGATCATGGAGCTGAAACAATGCACGCTACAGAGGGTGAGCATGGAGCAGCTACTGCTGCCGAGGCACATGACTCTTCACATGACGAGCATTTGTTGCACCAATTACAGAACAGACCGTGGTCTGCGCTATATGTGGCAGCTTTTTTCTTTATGATGTTGGCATTGGGTACCTTGGCTTTTTATGCAATTCAACGTGCAGCACAAGCAGGGTGGTCCCCATTGTTGTTTAGGGTAATGGAAGGGATAACGTCCTACATAGTCCCAGGAGGAATTATCGTATTCGTTATTTTAGTACTTAGCACGATGCACCTGAACCATCTATTTGTTTGGATGGATCCGGAAGTAGTTGCAGAGGATAAGTTGTTGCAGGGAAAAGCGGGTTACTTAAATCCAACTTTTTTCCTGATCAGGGCAGCTATTTATTTGGCTATTTGGATCGGATACCGTGAGTATTCAAGAAAATTGTCATTACGTCAAGATGAGTCAAGCGATAACAGTAACTTTGTTAAGAATTTTAGAGTTTCTGCCGCATTCTTGGTGTTGTT encodes the following:
- a CDS encoding TAT-variant-translocated molybdopterin oxidoreductase, with amino-acid sequence MSSNKKYWKSEAELNPNDSIVETLRQNEFVQDIPVDEFLGNKDNLASTSTNRRDFLKYVGFSTAAASLAACEGPVIKSIPYVVQPERIIPGVANYYATTIANGFDFASILIKTREGRPIKVENNTDAKVNGGANARVQASVLSLYDSTRLQGPMFNGEPVEWTTLDNAVKAKLGSLKNSGKQIAILTQTYASPSTSRLVGDFKEAFGNVNHVVYDAVSEDAALSAFAAKYGERALADYDFEKAGLIVSFGADFLGDWQGGGYDSGYSKGRIPKNGKMSRHIQFESNMSLAGANADKRTALTPSQQKVALAKLYGQLNGTSVGGELPEKIAKAVEATAKEIQKAGSDAVVVTGLDDVNAQAVVLAINEMLQSKAFDAKAPKYVRQGNVAAVNQLIADMNAGTVGALIIDGVNPMYSLPNSADFAEGLKKVDLSVAFALNNTETAAVVQYVGASSHFLESWGDTEMKKGHYSLMQPTIKELFDTRQLQTALLKWMDSDKTYYEYIKETWGAGILGSGEWNQALHDGVFAASAAPAVDVETVAPMADAMESTAVPLASAISSLASSTSSGMELSLYSKIGMGDGQQANNPWLQEFPDPITRVSWDNYVTVSKADAEKLGLINENVANGGLNGSYAKLTVNGVSVDNVPVIIQPGQANGSVGLSFGYGRKAGMKDEMQTGVNAYVLYQGFAGEQAVSIEKSTGMHEFACVQLQKTLMGRGDIIKETTLEVFNTKDAHEWNEVPKVSLDHQEVDATSVDLWDSFDRSIGHHFNLSIDLNACTGCGACVIACHAENNVPVVGKEEVRKSRDMHWLRIDRYYSSEDTFAQDDQKKDDFAGLSGDQGSLGGFGELEDPASNPQVAFQPVMCQHCNHAPCETVCPVAATSHSRQGQNHMAYNRCVGTRYCANNCPYKVRRFNWFLYNNNDEFDYHMNNDLGKMVINPDVNVRSRGVMEKCSMCIQKTQKSILDAKRDGRTVKDDEFQTACSAACSNGAMKFGDINDSESEIAELKKSDRMYHLLEHVGTKPNVFYHVKVRNTNEA
- the nrfD gene encoding NrfD/PsrC family molybdoenzyme membrane anchor subunit, which produces MASHYEAPIRKPLVIGDKGYHDVTVDIAAPVEGKANKHWWIVFTIALLAFLWGIGCIIYTISTGIGTWGLNKTVGWAWDITNFVWWVGIGHAGTLISAVLLLFRQKWRMAINRSAEAMTIFSVIQAGLFPIIHMGRPWLAYWVLPIPNQFGSLWVNFNSPLLWDVFAISTYLSVSLVFWWTGLLPDFAMIRDRAVKPFQKKIYSLLSFGWTGRAKDWQRFEEVSLVLAGLATPLVLSVHTIVSFDFATSVIPGWHTTIFPPYFVAGAVFSGFAMVNTLLIIMRKVSNLEAYITIQHIELMNIVIMITGSIVGCAYITELFMAWYSGVEYEQYAFLNRATGPYAWAYWAMMTCNVFSPQFMWSKKLRTSIMFSFFISIVVNIGMWFERFVIIVTSLHRDYLPSSWTMFSPTFVDIGIFIGTIGFFFVLFLLYARTFPVIAQAEVKSILKSSGEKYKTLRDAGKPLYEINRIADIKEKIVEKKSLPEPDSKEKVSALLTSIGVFDSAVDTPDDLKQVKGIGPQMEATLNQIGVYTFSQVSRMTPKEYDLLDSITGSFPGRAQRDDWAGQAKILNNKK
- a CDS encoding DUF3341 domain-containing protein; the protein is MSSKVIHAFYNDDDVLMHAVKKVKAAKFHIEEVYCPFPVHGLDKAMGLAPTRLAIMSFMYGCIGLAVAITMMNYMMIQDWPQDIGGKPSFSYLENMPAFVPIMFELTVFFAAHLMVITFYMRSKLWPFKEAENPDVRTTDDHFLMEIEIHDNEAELKELLLSTGAVEINITEK
- a CDS encoding c-type cytochrome, with amino-acid sequence MSSFSKIVIVLGLVLSVASCSDKNSRNYQYMPNMYVPVGYETYEKVDFLPRQMEAQLPADNTIPRGWMPYEFENGPEGKDLAKLQASPLDSLQTEDNMKVGMELYNIYCAICHGEKGNGVGTLVEREKILGVPSYDDAARNISVGGTYHTIYYGLNSMGSYAGQLNHKERWQVAEYVMKLKQDLTK